A region from the Desulfuromonas sp. TF genome encodes:
- a CDS encoding response regulator has protein sequence MAAKRVVVIDDSKLVLAVAADALQSAGYEVITADSGIEANRHIYSSRRPDLILIDVMMPMLNGDRKVRLLKERESSRNIPILLMSTKPREELEILARNSGADGYVLKPFDGRSLIRHVESILAA, from the coding sequence ATGGCAGCAAAACGCGTCGTCGTGATCGACGACAGCAAGCTGGTTCTGGCCGTGGCCGCCGATGCCCTGCAAAGTGCAGGCTATGAGGTCATTACTGCCGACTCGGGGATTGAAGCCAACCGCCACATCTATTCATCCCGCCGCCCCGATCTGATCCTGATCGATGTCATGATGCCTATGCTCAACGGCGACCGGAAGGTGCGACTGCTCAAGGAACGCGAATCAAGCCGCAACATTCCCATACTCCTGATGTCGACCAAACCCCGGGAAGAACTGGAAATTCTCGCCCGGAATTCCGGAGCGGACGGATACGTTCTGAAACCCTTCGACGGCAGGTCCCTGATACGGCATGTGGAAAGTATTCTCGCGGCTTGA
- the amrA gene encoding AmmeMemoRadiSam system protein A, protein MEKELTSKEKGILLSIARKSIETHIQSGQVYIEPREEMSLNTRNGCFVTIKQSGQLRGCIGNFQSELPIFREVAEMAVASASKDPRFYPMKEEDLQDFTLEISVLTPLHKIEDITEIEVGKHGIYLEKGYYRGVLLPQVAIEHSWDRETFLNQTCVKAGLPTDAWRADDAEIYIFSAQVFGEES, encoded by the coding sequence GTGGAAAAGGAGCTGACTTCTAAGGAAAAGGGCATCCTGCTCTCCATCGCCCGCAAATCGATCGAAACCCATATTCAAAGTGGTCAGGTCTACATAGAACCGAGGGAAGAAATGTCCCTCAACACCCGCAACGGTTGTTTTGTCACCATTAAACAGAGCGGCCAGCTCAGGGGCTGCATCGGCAACTTTCAGTCCGAGCTTCCAATATTCAGAGAGGTTGCTGAGATGGCCGTCGCATCGGCCAGCAAGGATCCTCGCTTCTATCCGATGAAAGAAGAGGATCTCCAGGATTTCACGCTGGAGATCTCCGTTCTTACACCGTTGCACAAGATTGAGGATATCACCGAAATCGAGGTGGGCAAACACGGCATCTATCTCGAAAAAGGTTATTATCGGGGCGTCCTCCTCCCCCAGGTCGCCATCGAACATTCCTGGGACCGGGAAACCTTTCTGAATCAGACCTGCGTCAAGGCCGGTCTGCCGACCGACGCCTGGCGTGCCGATGATGCCGAAATCTATATTTTCAGTGCCCAGGTTTTCGGAGAAGAAAGCTGA
- a CDS encoding uroporphyrinogen decarboxylase family protein yields MTDQTGPARYAEKMQRILDAVALRQTDRVPTAFQASFWLARYGGITNRELMYDYDKACEILQRVLLELDPDLYYPVHVTTLGPVCEKIGFKQIEWPGHGVGDNQPFQYIDREYMTADEYDDYIFDPTGYYLGKYLPRIASAFEGIEELPKFAGLYYHQLVVNMRHFGNPGAVRALAALQETAAEAQRLAEHRAAFTRKMADLGYPASHAVGTNAPFDYFGDFFRGAKGILTDMRRRPDKLLEAMDKALVLLLRHAIAGAKASGNNFVFIPIHWAPDSFMSQDQFKKFWWPQFRQMLLGLIENDLIPVCLWESVCTKRMEVIGDIPAKKAIYWFERSDLVEAKEVLGDVVCLRGNVSPSLMATGNPEEVDAACRRLIENVGKDGGFILDCAFGVPDESPLENVRALYRSVHKYSA; encoded by the coding sequence ATGACTGACCAGACCGGGCCCGCACGTTATGCAGAGAAAATGCAGCGCATCCTGGATGCGGTCGCGCTGCGCCAGACGGATCGCGTTCCGACCGCGTTTCAAGCCTCGTTCTGGCTCGCCCGCTATGGCGGCATTACCAATCGCGAGCTGATGTACGACTACGACAAGGCCTGCGAGATCTTGCAGCGGGTTCTGCTCGAACTCGATCCGGACCTGTACTACCCGGTCCATGTCACGACCCTCGGCCCGGTTTGCGAGAAGATCGGTTTCAAGCAGATCGAGTGGCCCGGGCACGGAGTCGGCGACAACCAGCCCTTTCAATACATCGACCGCGAGTACATGACGGCCGACGAATACGACGACTATATCTTCGACCCGACCGGTTATTACCTGGGCAAGTATCTGCCGAGGATCGCCTCGGCCTTCGAAGGAATCGAGGAGTTGCCGAAGTTCGCCGGACTCTACTATCACCAGCTGGTGGTCAATATGCGTCATTTCGGCAATCCCGGAGCCGTCCGGGCTCTGGCCGCCCTGCAGGAAACGGCGGCGGAAGCGCAGCGCCTGGCCGAACACCGGGCGGCTTTCACCAGGAAGATGGCGGATCTGGGCTATCCGGCCTCGCATGCGGTCGGCACCAATGCTCCCTTCGATTACTTCGGTGATTTCTTCCGGGGCGCCAAGGGGATCCTCACAGACATGCGACGCCGCCCGGACAAGCTGCTCGAAGCCATGGACAAGGCGCTGGTGCTGCTCCTGCGCCATGCGATCGCCGGCGCCAAGGCGAGCGGCAACAACTTCGTGTTCATCCCCATCCACTGGGCGCCCGATTCCTTCATGTCCCAGGATCAGTTCAAGAAGTTCTGGTGGCCGCAGTTCAGGCAGATGCTGCTCGGCCTGATTGAAAACGACCTGATCCCCGTCTGCCTCTGGGAGTCGGTCTGTACCAAGCGTATGGAAGTGATCGGCGACATCCCGGCAAAAAAAGCGATTTACTGGTTCGAGCGCAGCGACCTGGTCGAAGCCAAGGAGGTGCTGGGCGATGTCGTCTGCCTGCGCGGCAACGTCTCTCCATCCTTGATGGCCACGGGAAACCCGGAAGAGGTGGATGCGGCCTGCCGTCGCCTGATTGAGAATGTCGGCAAGGACGGGGGCTTTATCCTGGACTGCGCCTTCGGCGTCCCCGATGAAAGTCCGTTGGAGAATGTAAGGGCGCTGTACCGGTCGGTGCATAAGTATTCGGCCTGA
- a CDS encoding methylenetetrahydrofolate reductase C-terminal domain-containing protein, translating into MELFYKGFCRILPLLRAGLSLLGRKRSDRLLAAVESRLKGILFDCRMCGQCVLSATGMACPMNCAKRLRNGPCGGVTAEGCCEVHTDMPCVWLEAFKGAGQMAMHTEIARIQPPVDYSREGSSSWLEIVLGEKCTPAENQPPAPSPPERQPAAFEQACRSGRFLVTAEISPPDSVDPQDLLIRAGHFRGLVDAVNVTDSAGANCHMSSLAASTILAAGGYASVFQTGCRDRNRIAIQADLVGAAALGVRNLLCLTGDDVKSGDHPQARPVFDLDAVSLLEIASGMRDRGEYASGRRLSSIPNLFLGSTISPFVPTLESRLVNLEKKIEAGAQFIQTQFCFDLEMFKKFMVEVRARGLEQRCRILVGVGPLASVRVARWLNGNVPGVVIPDGVIRRIEQANDPKLEGKKICIETIQALREIAGVAGVHLMGHRNEHVLAEIIVESGAAQRVQTAADPSRRLRVG; encoded by the coding sequence ATGGAGCTCTTCTACAAGGGCTTTTGCCGGATCTTGCCGTTGCTGCGGGCCGGTCTCTCATTGCTGGGCCGGAAACGCTCAGACCGCTTATTGGCAGCCGTAGAAAGCAGGTTGAAGGGGATCCTTTTCGATTGCCGGATGTGCGGACAGTGTGTGCTCTCCGCGACCGGCATGGCGTGTCCCATGAACTGCGCAAAGCGGCTGCGCAACGGCCCCTGCGGCGGCGTGACTGCCGAGGGTTGCTGCGAGGTCCACACGGACATGCCTTGTGTCTGGCTGGAAGCGTTCAAAGGTGCCGGGCAGATGGCCATGCATACGGAGATCGCCAGGATACAGCCTCCCGTCGATTACAGCAGGGAGGGTTCTTCCAGTTGGCTCGAGATTGTACTGGGCGAAAAATGTACCCCTGCCGAAAATCAACCTCCAGCACCCTCACCGCCGGAACGGCAGCCGGCGGCCTTCGAGCAGGCCTGCCGGTCGGGGCGTTTCCTGGTGACGGCGGAAATTTCCCCTCCCGATTCCGTGGATCCCCAGGACCTGTTGATAAGGGCCGGACACTTTCGCGGGCTGGTCGATGCCGTCAATGTGACCGACAGTGCCGGCGCCAATTGCCACATGTCGAGTCTGGCCGCCTCGACAATCCTTGCCGCCGGCGGATATGCCTCCGTTTTCCAGACCGGTTGCCGTGACCGCAATCGGATTGCCATCCAGGCCGATCTCGTGGGAGCGGCTGCGCTTGGAGTCCGCAACCTGCTTTGCCTGACGGGCGACGACGTCAAATCCGGTGATCACCCCCAGGCCCGTCCGGTGTTTGACCTCGACGCCGTCTCCCTCCTGGAGATCGCCAGCGGCATGCGCGATCGTGGCGAATATGCTTCGGGACGACGCTTGTCCTCGATCCCGAACCTGTTCCTTGGCTCTACGATCAGTCCTTTCGTACCGACACTCGAATCCCGTCTCGTGAACCTGGAGAAGAAGATCGAGGCGGGCGCACAGTTTATCCAGACCCAGTTCTGTTTCGATCTCGAAATGTTCAAGAAATTCATGGTCGAAGTGCGGGCGCGCGGGCTCGAGCAGCGCTGTCGGATCCTGGTCGGGGTCGGGCCGCTGGCTTCGGTGCGCGTCGCCCGCTGGCTGAACGGCAATGTGCCGGGCGTGGTGATTCCTGACGGAGTGATCCGGCGTATTGAACAGGCAAATGATCCGAAGCTGGAAGGAAAGAAGATCTGCATCGAGACCATCCAGGCCCTTCGGGAGATTGCCGGAGTTGCCGGTGTCCACTTGATGGGTCACCGCAACGAACATGTTCTCGCTGAAATTATTGTTGAATCGGGTGCCGCGCAGCGTGTTCAAACGGCCGCCGATCCCTCCCGGCGCCTCCGTGTCGGATAA
- a CDS encoding chemotaxis protein CheW, which yields MKKQQTYQIQDVLKEMREEYWRGIEEAEEATASETRDFVVIRLAGERYGLSASAAREVLRMPRLIRVPRVVDHIRGVINLRGEIVAVTDLRRMLGLPGEDLPAGGRLVVVETAGLVTALLAERVEGIQSIAVDSIEPCTEGFAGFPREAVAGRTVGEEGLLILLNLEHILSRSEFVIDQKREGTHNA from the coding sequence ATGAAAAAACAGCAGACCTACCAGATCCAGGACGTTCTTAAGGAAATGCGGGAGGAGTACTGGAGGGGAATCGAGGAGGCCGAAGAGGCCACGGCTTCTGAAACCCGCGATTTCGTGGTGATCCGCCTGGCCGGTGAACGCTACGGTCTTTCCGCCTCGGCAGCCCGCGAAGTCCTGCGGATGCCCCGCCTCATCCGCGTGCCGAGGGTAGTCGACCATATCCGGGGGGTCATCAACCTGCGCGGAGAGATCGTGGCGGTCACCGATCTGCGTCGAATGCTGGGGTTGCCCGGAGAGGATCTCCCTGCCGGCGGGAGGCTGGTGGTGGTGGAGACTGCCGGGCTGGTCACCGCCCTTCTGGCGGAACGGGTGGAAGGAATCCAAAGCATCGCCGTCGATTCGATCGAACCGTGTACGGAGGGGTTTGCCGGGTTTCCCCGGGAGGCGGTTGCGGGACGGACGGTGGGGGAGGAAGGTCTGTTGATTCTCCTCAACCTGGAGCATATCCTGTCCCGCTCGGAGTTCGTGATCGATCAGAAAAGAGAGGGCACGCATAACGCGTGA
- a CDS encoding methyl-accepting chemotaxis protein, whose protein sequence is MFDWIKNRISMKIALALIIVLAVIMGAFNILLVKQRAEVLRGQLLTKARAMALVGARTMEQVLEDAISSGQFFKEQIFDTDYRKITEGPLAGAAIPKYHTIYDTYLDLNLQKIEDTFVEEDSMVAFAVLVDRNGYLPTHNSIYSQPLTGDPEIDKLQNRTKRIFNDPVGLAAARYDGDDGNKILRQEYKRDTGETMWDISAPVFVRGEHWGAFRIGLSMNEIEEAIGELRRTVGLFMLAVLLLASITIYFVVARIIRPLLNVTRVAERVAGGHLDETIEIESNDEIGRLASAFNKMTQVIVKNLKGEIDRSQRMVASVKEAIHQLSSSANEIMAISAQQSSGATQQASAVQQATTTSEEIAVTAKQVAENAMRVEAQAAQASTACNNGVQVVDNAIAGMGKLKNQVQSVAEAMLELGENSQKIGGIVDIIDE, encoded by the coding sequence ATGTTCGACTGGATCAAGAATCGGATATCGATGAAAATCGCTCTCGCTCTCATCATCGTCCTGGCGGTGATCATGGGAGCATTCAACATCCTGCTCGTCAAACAGCGTGCGGAGGTCCTGCGGGGACAGCTTCTAACCAAGGCCCGGGCGATGGCGCTGGTGGGGGCGAGGACCATGGAGCAGGTCCTGGAGGACGCCATAAGCAGCGGGCAGTTCTTTAAGGAGCAGATTTTCGACACCGACTACCGGAAGATCACCGAAGGCCCGCTGGCCGGCGCGGCGATTCCTAAGTATCACACCATCTACGACACCTACCTGGATTTAAACCTACAGAAGATCGAGGATACCTTTGTCGAGGAGGACAGCATGGTGGCTTTCGCCGTGCTGGTGGATCGCAACGGTTATCTGCCCACCCACAATTCCATCTATTCCCAGCCCCTCACGGGGGATCCCGAGATCGACAAATTGCAGAACCGCACCAAGCGCATCTTCAATGATCCGGTGGGGCTGGCTGCGGCTCGCTACGACGGCGACGACGGGAACAAGATCCTGCGCCAGGAATACAAAAGGGATACCGGCGAGACGATGTGGGACATCTCCGCTCCGGTTTTCGTGCGCGGGGAACACTGGGGAGCTTTCCGCATCGGCCTCTCCATGAATGAGATTGAAGAGGCGATCGGCGAACTGCGCAGGACGGTCGGTCTATTCATGCTGGCGGTTCTGCTGCTCGCCTCGATCACCATCTATTTCGTGGTCGCCCGTATAATCCGCCCCCTCCTCAACGTGACCAGGGTGGCGGAGAGGGTCGCGGGGGGCCACCTCGATGAAACCATCGAAATCGAATCCAATGACGAAATAGGGCGCCTGGCCAGCGCCTTCAACAAGATGACCCAGGTCATCGTCAAGAACCTCAAGGGGGAGATTGATCGAAGTCAGCGCATGGTCGCCAGCGTCAAGGAGGCGATTCATCAGCTTTCCTCCAGCGCCAACGAGATCATGGCCATCTCCGCCCAGCAATCCTCCGGCGCCACCCAGCAGGCCTCGGCGGTGCAGCAGGCGACCACCACCAGCGAGGAGATCGCCGTGACGGCCAAACAGGTGGCGGAAAACGCCATGCGGGTGGAAGCCCAGGCCGCCCAGGCCAGCACCGCCTGCAACAACGGAGTCCAGGTGGTGGACAACGCCATCGCCGGAATGGGGAAGCTCAAGAACCAGGTCCAGAGCGTCGCCGAGGCGATGCTGGAACTGGGGGAGAACTCCCAGAAGATCGGCGGCATCGTCGACATCATCGACGAG
- a CDS encoding bifunctional diguanylate cyclase/phosphodiesterase has translation MMAVAAGSGDNFIRTLDEIFSNDLDMDFLVIGRLDNDGGHIRSTSLFIDHQPRENLTYSVEGTPCERMIKVGKPSIVPSSLKKHFPSHGVFYQDAECYFGMPLFNSTGQLEGLMAVLGRRKAKNPEVIQAVLKFFAARVAAEMDRRILKEKLLAQRRRSQAILDAVPFPIFFKNEKGVYTGCNTNFERFIGLDRNKIIGQTVYGVSPEEFAAVYHEADQALFRQGGSQSYETAVRYADGTNREVLFQKAVFKNPDGVTGGIVGTMIDITARKEAEKVARYLSHFDPLTNLPNQVLFTDRINMKIAASHRVNKSFALFCLDLDHFKKINNAFGHPRGDQILQMFAKRLTAFLHENDTISRMGGDSFNLLIPDIDQESTAAQLAKRLLEVVSLPFTVDEQEVVINASLGISIYPHDGADARTLLKNADTALQQAKEKGRNTLQFFASEMNTRAEERMLTEGQLRKALAKNEFVLHYQPQVDAATLKVIGIEALVRWQHPTRGLLFPANFISLAEETGLIIPLGEWVLRTACLQGRKLQDEGAPAWRIGVNLSPRQFQKPELYDSIRHILSETGLKPKHLSLEITESVIMKDVDHAIQTLARLKKIGVHISVDDFGTGYSSLSYLKHLPIDMLKIDRSFVMEIPDSPDDMAIVTAVISMAHNLNIKVLAEGVQRDDQKTFLQASRCDELQGYFFSPPMDAEALRQMNEGAGCDEAAPIEITQCAFAR, from the coding sequence ATGATGGCGGTTGCCGCGGGAAGTGGTGACAATTTCATCCGTACTCTGGACGAGATCTTTTCGAACGACCTGGATATGGACTTTCTCGTCATCGGTCGACTCGATAACGATGGCGGACACATCCGCTCGACCTCCCTGTTCATCGATCACCAGCCCCGTGAAAACCTGACCTATTCTGTCGAAGGCACCCCCTGTGAGCGGATGATCAAAGTGGGAAAACCCTCCATTGTTCCTTCTTCTCTGAAAAAGCATTTCCCTTCGCATGGAGTATTTTACCAGGACGCGGAATGCTATTTCGGCATGCCGCTTTTCAACTCTACGGGGCAGCTTGAAGGGTTGATGGCGGTACTGGGCCGCAGAAAGGCCAAAAATCCCGAAGTGATTCAGGCAGTGCTCAAATTTTTCGCAGCCCGGGTCGCCGCCGAAATGGACCGGCGGATACTGAAGGAAAAACTTCTCGCACAGCGCCGACGTTCCCAGGCGATCCTGGATGCGGTCCCTTTTCCGATATTCTTCAAGAATGAAAAAGGCGTCTACACCGGCTGCAACACGAATTTTGAAAGGTTTATCGGGCTTGACCGGAATAAAATCATCGGTCAGACCGTCTACGGAGTTTCCCCCGAAGAATTCGCCGCCGTTTACCATGAAGCGGATCAGGCACTCTTCCGCCAGGGAGGGAGCCAGAGTTACGAAACCGCGGTGCGGTATGCCGATGGCACAAATCGCGAGGTCCTTTTCCAAAAAGCCGTCTTCAAGAATCCCGATGGAGTCACAGGTGGCATCGTCGGCACCATGATCGATATAACCGCGCGAAAAGAGGCGGAAAAAGTCGCCCGATATCTGTCTCATTTCGATCCATTGACCAACCTGCCCAACCAGGTCCTTTTCACCGACCGCATCAACATGAAAATTGCCGCTTCGCACCGGGTGAACAAGAGTTTCGCCCTGTTCTGCCTGGACCTGGATCATTTCAAAAAGATCAACAATGCCTTCGGCCACCCCAGAGGGGATCAGATTCTTCAGATGTTTGCCAAACGGCTGACCGCCTTTCTGCACGAAAACGATACCATCTCACGCATGGGCGGCGACAGTTTCAATCTATTGATACCCGACATCGACCAGGAGAGCACGGCGGCGCAACTGGCGAAGCGACTCCTTGAAGTGGTCAGCCTCCCGTTTACCGTCGATGAGCAGGAAGTCGTGATCAATGCCAGCCTGGGGATCTCCATTTACCCTCATGACGGCGCCGATGCCCGCACTCTGTTGAAAAACGCCGACACCGCCCTGCAGCAGGCAAAAGAGAAAGGCCGAAACACCCTTCAATTCTTCGCTTCCGAGATGAATACCCGGGCGGAGGAGCGGATGCTTACGGAAGGACAGCTTCGCAAGGCGCTGGCGAAGAATGAATTCGTCCTCCACTACCAGCCCCAGGTAGACGCTGCCACCCTGAAAGTGATCGGAATCGAGGCGCTGGTGCGCTGGCAGCACCCGACGCGAGGCTTGCTCTTCCCCGCCAACTTCATCTCCCTGGCCGAAGAGACCGGTTTGATCATCCCCCTCGGCGAGTGGGTTTTGCGGACGGCCTGCCTTCAGGGCAGAAAGTTGCAGGATGAAGGAGCCCCGGCCTGGCGAATCGGAGTCAATCTCTCTCCCCGCCAGTTTCAGAAGCCCGAGCTCTATGATTCGATCCGTCATATTCTCTCGGAAACCGGTCTCAAGCCGAAGCATCTCAGCCTGGAAATCACTGAAAGCGTCATCATGAAAGATGTCGACCATGCGATACAGACCCTGGCCCGGTTGAAAAAGATCGGAGTGCATATCTCCGTCGACGATTTCGGAACCGGATATTCATCCTTGAGCTACCTTAAGCACCTTCCCATCGACATGCTCAAAATCGATCGATCATTCGTCATGGAAATACCCGACAGCCCGGACGACATGGCTATCGTTACCGCCGTCATTTCCATGGCCCACAACCTCAATATCAAGGTTCTGGCCGAGGGGGTACAGCGTGATGACCAGAAAACCTTCCTGCAGGCCAGCCGCTGCGATGAATTGCAGGGGTACTTTTTCAGCCCTCCGATGGACGCTGAAGCGCTCCGCCAGATGAACGAAGGCGCCGGCTGCGACGAGGCTGCACCGATCGAAATCACTCAATGTGCTTTCGCCCGATGA
- the typA gene encoding translational GTPase TypA, with translation MPQNIRNIAIIAHVDHGKTTLVDAMLKQSGVFRENQVITERVMDSNDLEKERGITILSKNLSIHHGGIKINIVDTPGHADFGGEVERVLKMVDSVLLLVDAFDGPMPQTRFVLKKSLDLGIKPIVVINKIDRPGARPEAVVDMVFDLFCELNADEMQLDFPIIFASAKSGYAKRELEDPSDNLEPLFEMIAARVAPPEANPDASFQMLVSSIAYNDYIGRIATGKIFSGKVRAGETIAHIDKDGKVTKGRISKLLGYEGLSQVELSEALAGDIVTIAGFDQVGIGETFAASDNPVPLPYMAIDEPTLSMNFMVSDSPFAGKEGKYVTSRNIRDRLMRELRTNVSLRVEDTGNTDTFKVSGRGELHLSILIENMRREGFELSVSKPEVIFREIDGVKCEPMEYLVIDVPEEHQGTVIEKLGTRKAEMVSMQPMDGTNRLEFIIPARGLIGFRTEFLTDTRGTGVMNHTFHEYAPYKGPISGRKNGVLISIDTGETVSYSLFNLQDRGILFVGPGTSVYEGMIIGQHSKDNDLVVNACRGKKLTNVRASGTDDSTKTSPPRILSLEQALEFIADDELVEVTPKSIRLRKRYLDANDRKKHEKKKA, from the coding sequence ATGCCTCAGAATATCCGCAACATCGCCATCATCGCCCACGTCGACCACGGCAAGACCACTCTCGTCGATGCCATGCTCAAGCAGTCCGGGGTCTTCCGGGAAAACCAGGTCATCACCGAACGGGTGATGGACAGCAACGACCTGGAGAAGGAGCGGGGGATCACCATCCTCTCCAAGAATCTCTCCATCCATCACGGCGGCATCAAGATCAACATCGTCGACACCCCCGGGCACGCCGACTTCGGAGGCGAGGTCGAGCGGGTGCTCAAGATGGTCGATTCGGTCCTCCTGCTGGTCGACGCCTTTGACGGCCCCATGCCCCAGACCCGCTTCGTGCTCAAGAAATCCCTCGACCTTGGGATCAAGCCGATTGTCGTCATCAACAAGATCGACCGCCCCGGGGCCCGTCCCGAAGCGGTCGTCGACATGGTATTCGATCTCTTCTGCGAACTCAATGCCGACGAGATGCAGCTCGACTTCCCGATCATCTTCGCCAGCGCCAAATCGGGCTACGCCAAACGCGAACTGGAAGATCCCTCCGACAACCTGGAGCCGCTGTTCGAAATGATCGCCGCCCGCGTCGCTCCGCCCGAAGCGAATCCTGACGCCTCATTCCAGATGCTGGTCAGCAGCATCGCCTACAACGACTACATCGGCCGCATCGCCACCGGCAAAATCTTCAGCGGCAAGGTCCGGGCAGGGGAAACCATCGCCCATATCGACAAGGACGGCAAGGTGACCAAGGGCCGGATCAGCAAGCTTCTCGGCTACGAAGGGCTCAGCCAGGTGGAGCTCTCCGAGGCGCTCGCCGGCGATATCGTCACCATCGCCGGTTTCGATCAGGTCGGCATCGGCGAAACCTTCGCGGCCTCGGACAATCCGGTGCCCCTCCCCTACATGGCCATCGACGAGCCGACCCTGTCGATGAATTTCATGGTCAGCGATTCCCCCTTCGCCGGCAAGGAGGGGAAATACGTCACGTCCCGCAACATCCGCGACCGGCTGATGAGGGAGCTGCGAACCAACGTCTCCCTGCGCGTCGAGGACACCGGAAATACAGATACCTTTAAGGTTTCCGGGCGCGGCGAACTGCATCTGTCGATCCTGATCGAAAACATGCGCCGCGAGGGTTTCGAGCTCTCGGTTTCCAAGCCTGAAGTCATCTTCCGTGAGATCGATGGGGTCAAGTGCGAGCCGATGGAATATCTGGTGATCGATGTTCCGGAAGAACACCAGGGAACGGTCATCGAGAAGCTCGGGACCCGCAAGGCTGAAATGGTCTCCATGCAGCCGATGGATGGCACCAACCGTCTCGAATTCATCATCCCCGCCCGCGGCCTGATCGGTTTCCGGACCGAGTTTCTCACCGACACCCGGGGCACCGGAGTGATGAACCATACCTTCCACGAGTACGCGCCTTACAAGGGCCCCATCTCCGGACGTAAGAACGGTGTGCTCATCTCCATCGATACCGGCGAGACGGTGTCATACTCCCTCTTCAATCTCCAGGACCGAGGCATCCTCTTTGTCGGTCCAGGCACCAGCGTCTATGAGGGGATGATCATCGGACAGCACTCCAAGGACAACGACCTGGTGGTGAACGCCTGCAGAGGCAAGAAACTGACCAACGTTCGCGCATCAGGCACCGACGATTCCACAAAAACCTCTCCCCCGCGCATTCTCTCCCTGGAACAGGCCCTCGAGTTCATCGCCGACGATGAACTCGTCGAAGTCACACCCAAATCGATCCGGCTGCGCAAACGGTACCTCGATGCAAATGATCGAAAAAAGCACGAAAAGAAAAAAGCCTGA
- a CDS encoding B12-binding domain-containing protein: MMSDKEKLVELIAEMEEEDALVLAQEMLDGGVDPLVVLDLCREAMDIVGKRFEEGEYFLPELILAGEVLDQIGAMTKPLIQQSPDSPSRKLGRVLIGTVHGDLHDIGKNIVTFMLDINGFEVKDIGIDVPVARFIEEIKAFQPNVVCLSGFLTLAFDSMKETIEAIEAAGMRDKLKIQIGGGQIDETIRAYTGADAFGLNAVDAVTYSRKCMGE; encoded by the coding sequence ATGATGAGCGACAAGGAAAAGCTGGTCGAACTGATTGCCGAGATGGAAGAAGAAGACGCCCTCGTCCTGGCGCAAGAGATGCTGGATGGCGGAGTCGATCCTCTGGTTGTGCTCGATCTCTGCCGCGAAGCCATGGATATCGTAGGAAAGCGTTTTGAGGAAGGGGAATATTTCCTTCCCGAGTTGATCCTGGCCGGGGAGGTGCTCGACCAGATCGGCGCCATGACGAAGCCGTTGATCCAGCAATCGCCGGACAGCCCGTCGCGGAAGCTTGGACGGGTGTTGATCGGGACTGTGCATGGCGACCTGCACGACATCGGTAAAAACATCGTCACCTTCATGCTCGACATCAACGGTTTCGAGGTGAAGGACATCGGGATCGATGTCCCGGTGGCCAGATTCATCGAAGAAATCAAGGCGTTTCAGCCGAATGTCGTCTGCTTGAGCGGCTTCCTGACGCTGGCCTTCGATTCGATGAAAGAGACGATCGAGGCGATCGAGGCTGCCGGCATGCGTGACAAGCTGAAGATTCAGATCGGCGGCGGCCAGATCGATGAGACAATCCGCGCCTACACCGGCGCCGATGCTTTCGGATTGAATGCGGTGGATGCCGTGACCTACAGCCGCAAATGCATGGGGGAGTGA